One genomic window of Psychrobacillus sp. INOP01 includes the following:
- a CDS encoding NUDIX hydrolase — translation MGKYKSEEEMLENYDSNIYNTPDGYTSDIAVFTIISTEVEKHKPPVKELKLMLIQRAEKDADGEPNVEGSKWALPGGFVQPDETAFEAASRELEEETGVTNLKIKHFGTYDKPGRDKRAWIISNAHYAIVPENQLVKRKAADDASDVQLFTLEEINQLELAFDHEQIIEDAIWNIKKDMALTTLAKNFLPKEFVLSELQGVLLTVLDDSWIKLDSQFFRKAPSLPFIEKVMVKGELKKSNRWSKNKAQLYKFTDFEPFVSIYNANY, via the coding sequence ATGGGGAAATACAAGTCAGAAGAAGAAATGCTCGAGAACTACGACTCAAACATATATAATACGCCAGATGGATACACCAGCGACATTGCCGTATTTACAATCATTTCAACCGAAGTAGAAAAGCACAAACCGCCAGTAAAAGAGTTGAAGTTGATGTTGATACAACGAGCAGAGAAGGATGCAGATGGGGAACCAAATGTAGAAGGTAGTAAATGGGCATTACCAGGTGGTTTTGTTCAACCAGATGAAACAGCATTTGAAGCAGCCTCGAGAGAGTTAGAAGAGGAGACAGGGGTAACCAATCTCAAGATTAAACACTTCGGTACCTACGACAAACCTGGACGTGATAAACGTGCTTGGATTATCTCGAATGCCCACTATGCAATCGTACCTGAAAACCAATTAGTCAAACGCAAAGCAGCTGATGATGCATCGGATGTTCAATTATTCACCTTAGAAGAAATCAATCAGTTAGAACTCGCTTTCGACCACGAACAAATAATCGAGGATGCCATTTGGAATATAAAAAAAGACATGGCACTCACTACATTAGCAAAGAACTTTTTACCAAAAGAATTCGTGTTGTCGGAATTACAAGGCGTACTACTAACCGTATTGGATGATTCATGGATTAAACTGGATTCTCAGTTTTTCAGAAAAGCACCTTCCCTACCATTCATAGAAAAAGTAATGGTCAAAGGGGAGTTGAAAAAATCTAATAGATGGTCAAAAAACAAAGCGCAGTTATATAAATTCACCGACTTCGAGCCTTTTGTTTCCATCTATAATGCAAACTATTAA
- a CDS encoding cysteine hydrolase family protein, with the protein MKKALLNIDYTVDFVADNGKLTCGKPGQDIEGSIVQLTEDFIANGDFVVFAIDTHQEDDIYHPESKLFPPHNIEGTKGRDLFGRLKDVYENNRTNEKVYWMNKTRYSAFAGTDLELKLRERQITEVHLVGVCTDICVLHTAVDAFNKGFKVVVYKDAVASFNQLGHEWALGHFKNSIGAEIR; encoded by the coding sequence ATGAAAAAGGCATTATTAAACATTGATTACACAGTGGATTTTGTAGCAGATAATGGAAAGTTAACTTGTGGTAAACCAGGGCAGGACATTGAGGGATCTATCGTACAACTAACTGAAGATTTTATAGCGAATGGGGACTTCGTGGTGTTTGCTATTGATACGCACCAAGAAGATGACATTTACCATCCTGAATCCAAGTTATTTCCTCCTCACAACATAGAGGGAACCAAAGGCAGAGATTTGTTTGGAAGACTCAAAGATGTATATGAAAACAACAGAACCAATGAAAAGGTTTATTGGATGAACAAAACAAGGTATTCTGCGTTCGCCGGAACAGACTTAGAACTAAAACTTCGTGAAAGACAGATTACAGAAGTTCACCTCGTTGGCGTATGTACCGACATTTGTGTACTTCATACAGCAGTGGATGCTTTTAACAAAGGCTTTAAAGTAGTCGTTTATAAAGATGCTGTTGCAAGTTTCAACCAACTAGGTCACGAATGGGCTTTAGGTCATTTCAAAAATAGCATCGGTGCAGAGATCAGATAG
- a CDS encoding nicotinate phosphoribosyltransferase translates to MTKIYKDDGFALHTDLYQINMAETYWEDNIHNRKAVFEVYFRKLPFGNGYAVYAGLERIVEYISNFQFTKSDIEYLQNELGYKEDFLAYLQKLRFTGTIRSMKEGELVFHNEPMLRIEAPLAEGQLIETAILNIVNYQTLIATKASRMKQVIGDQTAMEFGTRRAQEMDAAIWGTRAAFIGGFEATSNVRAGKLFGIPVSGTHAHSMVQAYRDEYTAFHKYAKRHKDCTFLVDTYDTLKSGVPTAIKVAKELGDKINFKAIRLDSGDLAYLSKEARKMLDKAGFKHTKIVASNDLDEYTISQLKHQGAKIDAWGIGTKLITAYDQAALGAVYKLVSIEDDNGNMVDTIKISGNPEKVTTPGLKKVYRIINLTSNKSEGDYIAMDDEKPEQEEKLKMFHPVHTYISKFVTNYEAKELHHDIFVDGKQVYELPGILGIQQDVKENLLFLWDEYKRLLNPEEYPVDLSQKCWDNKIANIEQVKEKVEQLRTR, encoded by the coding sequence ATGACAAAAATTTATAAAGATGATGGTTTTGCCTTACACACCGACCTTTACCAAATCAATATGGCAGAAACGTACTGGGAAGATAATATACACAACAGAAAAGCTGTTTTTGAAGTGTATTTTAGAAAGCTGCCATTCGGTAACGGGTACGCGGTGTATGCCGGACTAGAAAGAATTGTCGAATACATCTCTAACTTCCAGTTCACAAAGAGTGATATAGAATACCTTCAAAATGAACTAGGTTACAAAGAAGACTTTTTAGCATACCTTCAAAAGCTGAGATTCACTGGCACGATTCGTTCGATGAAAGAAGGAGAATTGGTCTTCCATAACGAACCTATGTTACGTATCGAAGCTCCTTTAGCAGAAGGGCAATTGATAGAAACGGCTATACTGAACATAGTCAATTATCAAACGTTAATCGCGACAAAGGCTTCTCGAATGAAACAAGTGATTGGTGATCAGACCGCTATGGAATTCGGGACCAGACGTGCTCAAGAGATGGATGCAGCAATTTGGGGAACAAGAGCTGCCTTTATCGGAGGGTTTGAGGCAACAAGCAACGTGAGAGCTGGAAAATTATTTGGAATTCCTGTATCCGGTACGCATGCCCATTCCATGGTTCAAGCGTATCGAGATGAATATACAGCATTTCACAAGTATGCAAAAAGACATAAAGATTGCACCTTCTTAGTTGATACCTACGATACTTTAAAATCTGGGGTTCCTACTGCTATCAAAGTAGCAAAAGAACTAGGAGATAAAATCAACTTCAAAGCAATTCGACTTGATAGTGGTGACTTGGCTTATTTATCAAAAGAAGCTAGAAAGATGTTAGACAAAGCCGGTTTCAAACATACGAAAATTGTAGCATCCAATGATTTGGATGAATATACAATCTCTCAATTAAAACATCAAGGAGCAAAAATTGATGCGTGGGGAATTGGTACCAAACTAATTACTGCTTATGACCAAGCGGCACTCGGAGCAGTTTACAAATTGGTCTCCATTGAAGATGATAATGGAAATATGGTAGATACTATTAAGATTTCAGGGAATCCAGAGAAAGTTACCACACCTGGACTTAAAAAAGTCTACCGCATTATTAATCTGACGAGTAATAAGTCAGAAGGTGATTACATTGCCATGGATGATGAAAAACCAGAGCAAGAAGAAAAATTGAAAATGTTCCATCCGGTTCATACGTATATCAGTAAGTTCGTGACAAATTACGAAGCAAAAGAACTTCATCATGACATATTTGTGGACGGAAAACAGGTGTACGAATTGCCAGGAATCTTAGGGATTCAACAGGATGTAAAAGAAAACTTGTTGTTCCTATGGGATGAATATAAACGACTTCTAAATCCCGAAGAATACCCAGTTGACTTAAGTCAGAAATGTTGGGATAACAAAATCGCTAATATTGAGCAGGTGAAAGAAAAAGTAGAACAATTGAGAACACGATGA